The following are encoded in a window of Brevibacillus sp. DP1.3A genomic DNA:
- the brnQ gene encoding branched-chain amino acid transport system II carrier protein, producing the protein MKELSTKETITIGLMLFALFFGAGNMIFPPALGQAAGDNVWIAMVGFLITGVGLPLLGIIAVGLAGGNLQTMASRVHPMFAVVFTFIVYLSIGPFMAIPRTGTVTFEMGVLPFLPESMKGSWVPLFVTTIVYFAITFWLSLNPSKLVDRIGKILTPALLIIIGLMFVKSLISPLGEVGQPTGAYQDTAFFKGFVEGYLTLDALAAMVFGLVVTSAVQDRGIIDRKKVMWSTIKAGILAATGLGLVYLALSYLGATSVSIAKSANGGQILTGVVLQLFGPLGSLLLGAAVTLACLTTSVGLVTACSQFFSSRIPSISYKKMAVILCAFSAAVANVGLTQLITFSVPVLMAIYPLAIVLMLLTFCDRMFNGHRAVYVGAITATAVISLLDGASQLGLSIDSLTPILEQLPLYKVGIGWLVPAFAGALLGLLWASLTRSVPIVRETK; encoded by the coding sequence ATGAAAGAACTTTCAACGAAAGAAACAATTACAATTGGTTTGATGCTGTTTGCCCTATTCTTTGGAGCAGGGAACATGATTTTTCCGCCAGCTCTAGGACAAGCTGCAGGAGATAATGTTTGGATCGCGATGGTCGGCTTTTTGATTACTGGTGTAGGTCTGCCTTTACTGGGAATCATTGCGGTAGGCTTGGCTGGTGGTAATTTGCAAACGATGGCTTCAAGAGTCCATCCGATGTTTGCAGTCGTATTCACCTTTATTGTTTATCTGTCGATCGGTCCATTCATGGCGATTCCGCGGACAGGTACAGTAACCTTTGAGATGGGCGTGTTGCCGTTTTTACCTGAATCCATGAAAGGCAGCTGGGTACCGCTTTTTGTGACCACGATCGTCTATTTTGCTATCACCTTCTGGTTGAGTCTGAACCCGAGCAAGCTGGTGGATCGAATCGGTAAAATCTTAACACCTGCTCTTTTGATCATCATTGGCCTGATGTTTGTCAAATCACTCATTTCTCCTTTGGGTGAGGTGGGACAACCGACAGGCGCCTATCAAGATACAGCATTCTTCAAAGGCTTTGTCGAAGGCTATCTGACGCTGGATGCATTAGCTGCGATGGTATTTGGTCTGGTAGTAACATCGGCTGTTCAGGATAGAGGTATCATCGATCGCAAAAAAGTGATGTGGTCCACGATCAAAGCCGGAATCCTCGCCGCTACGGGTCTCGGACTCGTATACCTTGCCCTCAGCTATCTGGGAGCGACGAGTGTTTCGATTGCGAAATCGGCAAACGGCGGTCAGATCTTAACCGGGGTTGTGCTGCAACTGTTCGGTCCGTTAGGCTCGCTCCTGCTGGGAGCAGCTGTAACGCTTGCTTGCCTCACCACTTCTGTTGGGCTCGTCACAGCGTGCAGTCAATTTTTCTCGAGTCGTATTCCTAGCATCTCCTACAAGAAAATGGCTGTGATCCTGTGTGCGTTCAGTGCTGCGGTAGCAAACGTAGGCTTGACGCAGCTGATTACCTTCTCTGTGCCTGTCTTGATGGCGATTTATCCACTGGCGATTGTGCTGATGCTGCTGACGTTTTGTGATCGGATGTTCAATGGACATCGTGCCGTATACGTAGGCGCGATTACGGCAACGGCTGTCATCAGTCTGTTGGATGGAGCTTCCCAGCTTGGATTGTCTATTGACTCGCTGACACCAATTCTGGAACAATTACCACTGTACAAAGTAGGAATTGGTTGGCTGGTGCCAGCTTTTGCAGGCGCACTGTTAGGGTTGTTGTGGGCTAGCCTCACACGCAGTGTCCCGATTGTAAGAGAAACGAAGTAA
- a CDS encoding proline dehydrogenase family protein, which produces MEQAMKDFFLFLSKNKTLNSAAKKWGLRFGASRFVSGQTIAEAINAVRKLNQQGLVCTLDHLGEFVFSVEEANESADYCIKTLEAIHQSGVDCNLSLKMTSLGLDISRELCMDNMRRILDSAKKNGNIFVRIDMEDYAHNHVTMEILNELLQEYDNVGTVIQAYLYKASDDIDSLKDKKVNFRLVKGAYKESPEVAYPNKPDVDENYKKIIKQHLLNGGYAAVATHDDNIIDFVKKLEKEHSIPRTQFEFQMLYGIRTQSQIDLAREGFKMRVYVPYGNDWYGYFMRRLAESPANVKFVLKGMFTK; this is translated from the coding sequence ATGGAACAAGCTATGAAGGATTTCTTTCTATTTTTATCCAAAAACAAAACCTTAAATTCTGCCGCGAAAAAGTGGGGTCTGCGCTTTGGAGCGAGTCGCTTTGTATCCGGTCAAACCATTGCGGAGGCAATTAATGCCGTACGCAAGCTGAACCAGCAAGGTCTCGTGTGCACGCTGGATCATCTGGGCGAATTCGTGTTCAGCGTAGAGGAAGCAAACGAGTCTGCTGACTATTGCATCAAAACGCTGGAAGCGATCCACCAATCCGGTGTCGATTGCAATCTTTCGTTGAAAATGACTTCGCTCGGTCTGGATATCAGCCGTGAGCTCTGCATGGACAACATGAGACGCATTTTGGATTCGGCTAAGAAAAACGGAAACATTTTCGTTCGTATCGACATGGAGGACTATGCACACAACCATGTGACCATGGAGATTTTGAACGAGTTGCTGCAAGAGTACGACAACGTCGGAACCGTTATTCAGGCATATCTCTACAAAGCATCGGACGATATCGACAGCCTGAAGGACAAAAAAGTGAACTTCCGTCTCGTAAAAGGAGCTTACAAGGAGTCTCCTGAAGTCGCTTACCCGAACAAGCCAGATGTAGATGAGAACTACAAAAAAATCATCAAACAGCATTTGTTGAACGGCGGGTACGCTGCTGTGGCAACTCATGATGACAACATCATTGATTTTGTGAAAAAGCTGGAAAAGGAACACAGCATCCCGCGCACACAGTTTGAATTCCAAATGTTGTATGGTATTCGCACGCAGTCCCAAATTGACTTGGCTCGCGAAGGCTTTAAAATGCGTGTTTATGTACCGTACGGAAACGACTGGTATGGATATTTCATGCGCCGTTTGGCAGAAAGTCCGGCAAACGTAAAATTTGTTCTCAAAGGAATGTTTACGAAATAA
- a CDS encoding DNA-3-methyladenine glycosylase has protein sequence MNYSIISLTPPYSFDRLLRRLETHPDTQIRVNKEKNSLQRVFRIGLRPVLVHMQLVGSLEEPTLRYETQAILSTTDQQLLEKMIRRTFSADLDLFVIYEQMREEKELAILTERFRGLRLMLDTDLFQCMVKTIIGQQINLTFAANLTERLVTLAGDPVENPNGEGIIAFPTPDAVARLTVEDLRTLQFSQRKAEYIIDFARAIVNETVDLERLWTMGDEEIITYLTTLRGIGRWTVECLLMFGMGRPDLLPAADIGLRNGIVHLYGMNSKPNENDIRKLGEKWAPWRSIYCLYVWEAVGAIKRKEVFEL, from the coding sequence GTGAATTATTCGATTATTTCGCTTACTCCTCCATATTCTTTTGACCGGTTGCTTCGGCGTCTTGAGACACATCCAGATACGCAGATACGTGTGAATAAAGAAAAAAATAGCCTACAGCGCGTCTTTCGTATCGGCTTACGGCCTGTTCTAGTCCATATGCAATTGGTGGGCAGCTTGGAAGAACCCACATTGCGCTACGAGACACAGGCGATTTTGTCCACGACAGACCAACAGCTGCTAGAAAAAATGATCCGCCGTACTTTTAGTGCCGATTTGGATCTATTTGTTATTTACGAGCAGATGAGGGAGGAAAAGGAACTCGCCATCCTGACCGAGCGGTTTCGCGGTCTTCGTCTTATGCTAGATACCGATTTGTTTCAATGCATGGTCAAGACGATTATCGGACAGCAGATCAATCTGACCTTTGCAGCCAATTTGACCGAGAGGCTGGTTACACTGGCTGGCGACCCAGTAGAAAACCCAAACGGCGAGGGCATCATCGCTTTTCCGACTCCTGACGCGGTAGCGAGATTGACTGTGGAGGATTTGCGTACTCTGCAATTTAGTCAGCGAAAAGCAGAGTATATTATCGATTTCGCCCGTGCCATTGTGAATGAAACGGTAGATTTGGAAAGACTATGGACAATGGGTGACGAGGAAATCATTACGTACCTCACTACGCTTAGAGGAATTGGACGGTGGACAGTAGAGTGCCTGCTCATGTTTGGGATGGGGCGTCCAGACTTGTTGCCAGCTGCTGACATCGGTTTGCGAAATGGAATTGTTCACCTCTATGGAATGAATTCGAAGCCAAATGAAAACGATATTCGCAAGCTAGGAGAAAAGTGGGCTCCATGGCGTAGTATCTATTGTCTGTACGTATGGGAAGCAGTGGGGGCGATTAAGAGAAAAGAGGTATTTGAGCTATAA